A stretch of Pyrenophora tritici-repentis strain M4 chromosome 7, whole genome shotgun sequence DNA encodes these proteins:
- a CDS encoding autophagocytosis protein: MAYNFVRSYIDTFRERTAAISHTSTFRETGQITPEEFVLAGDFLVFKFPSWQWADASSPAKRVSYLPEGKQFLVTRGVPCHRRLDDNFAGEAGQDETIVRDGFTAGEGATDDDGWLRTGGMAASQEAKVRDVRTVDESGNLGAAEDEDEIPDMEDIEDDEEAIIRDPKSESNTQAPLRTYTLYITYSAHYRTPRLYLSGYGSTSVPLKPQEMMEDIVGDYKDKTVTIEDFPFFENPLKTASVHPCKHASVMKVLLDRADAALKLRLAKLKAGKDVSKLDSGMEALVDDTRLLKLTEQAKGKDGEEAKDDWEVLSEGGDDEVAIRVDQYLVVFLKFMASVTPGIEHDFTMGV, translated from the exons ATGGCCTACAACTTTGTGAGGTCCTACATCGACACTTTCCGCGAGCGCACTGCCGCTATCAGCCACACGTCGACATTCCGCGAGACGGGTCAGATAACACCAGAAGAGTTTGTGCTGGCTGGCGACTTCCTTGTCTTCAAGTTTCCTTCGTGGCAATGGGCAGATGCGTCATCGCCTGCGAAACGCGTCTCTTACTTGCCTGAAGGAAAACAGTTCTTGGTAACGCGCGGCGTGCCTTGTCATAGGCGGCTCGACGACAACTTCGCGGGAGAGGCTGGCCAAGACGAGACGATCGTTAGGGATGGATTTACTGCGGGGGAAGGCGCGACCGACGACGACGGCTGGCTGAGGACAGGCGGCATGGCGGCGAGTCAAGAGGCCAAGGTGCGCGATGTCCGGACCGTGGACGAGAGCGGCAACCTGGGCGCGGCAGAGGACGAAGATGAGATACCCGACATGGAAGATATTGAGGACGACGAAGAGGCCATAATAAGGGACCCCAAGTCTGAGTCAAATACCCAAGC TCCTCTCCGCACATATACTCTATATATCACATACTCGGCACATTACCGAACACCGCGATTATATCTCTCGGGTTACGGCTCGACATCTGTGCCCCTGAAGCCCCAAGAGATGATGGAAGACATTGTAGGAGACTACAAAGACAAGACAGTCACCATCGAAGATTTTCCATTCTTCGAGAATCCGCTCAAGACTGCATCGGTACACCCCTGCAAACACGCCTCTGTTATGAAAGTGCTCCTTGATCGCGCCGATGCTGCCTTGAAGCTGCGACTTGCCAAGCTCAAGGCAGGCAAGGACGTCAGCAAGCTCGACAGCGGCATGGAAGCCTTGGTAGATGACACACGGTTGCTGAAGCTTACCGAGCAAGCCAAGGGCAAGGATGGCGAAGAGGCCAAAGATGACTGGGAAGTTCTGAGCGAGGGCGGTGACGACGAGGTAGCTATCCGCGTGGATCAGTATCTTGTCGTCTTCCTCAAGTTCATGGCCAG TGTCACGCCAGGTATAGAACATGACTTCACCATGGGAGTGTGA
- a CDS encoding TEL1, Phosphatidylinositol kinase and protein kinase PI-3 kinase family, with protein MALEEFIIDLCEESVNGALLTFWLFQTYLHDLASAPNSVAFKTCRRIYNRVQRIVFGSAEPQRREKIKENILPVTVLSSLVLASIAAPFLPAHAGPLAIAQARKPRPVEDIISDNVQTAKVGRSKTVTGASSRAKPKKETLQHSDPEDSRSVRPVSPRPRDPKDLRKQVVRPSVNQRTPSTQSSRPSLLSIATQARLSSSSLPDFRDESSTPLPTPPATAGLGPGPLHHGSRKHPSLPPRPLTPTALSRAQKIRLLRSNYFRNETQFLSALEDISNRLVVVPKPARLSALRAELALIAQDLPAEVDIPLLSPPTLKDGIPSQSQHHRIVRINPAEATSLNSAERVPYLLMVEVLEEDFDFDPDTEQNQQLLEKLMLEKGTSRRRLFDITHAEYLAFDRTPPNGLDSVFEPATGDLGSPELIKDADDDIVSGLARVALPSAAATGKNSVARSSSGANTFSSLASLSTPRTSDSQISRSNSPVPSRRMTVPANMAKTNNAPDQPDFSALATHMRTAAQMLAQLEASGAKRPKTEVAAIKAKIIASMQMLEEQNFMSEDQGPTFDTIMAEADPVAMPGESEELEDGLVVATNASAGAARMENDLKTGGMRRKGDRDDPSAATFGEEWSAKRERIRRSSPYGHMKNWDLISVIVKTGADLRQEAFACQLIQVCSKIWEEANIPVWTKRMRILVTGESCGLIETITNGVSLHSLKRSLTLASIAAGTNPRKRIATLKDHWLKTFGEPDSEAYIAGVAAFGRSLAAYSMICYVLQLKDRHNGNLLIDNVGHIIHIDFGFMLSNSPGSMGFEAAPFKLTQDYVDVLGGVTSPAFEEFKTLCKKAFQALRKDAERLIMLVDLMSKQSSMPCFAAGAASVTNALRARLMLHLSREEAEGFVEELVAKSVGSYYTRLYDTFQYRTQGIY; from the exons ATGGCCCTGGAGGAGTTTATCATCGACTTGTGCGAGGAGTCGGTCAACGGGGCGCTGCTG ACCTTTTGGCTGTTCCAGACGTATCTGCACGACCTCGCCAGTGCGCCCAATTCGGTGGCCTTTAAGACATGTCGCCGCATATACAACCGCGTGCAGCGCATCGTCTTTGGCTCGGCTGAGCCGCAACGGCGCGAGAAAATAAAGGAGAACATTCTGCCCGTCACTGTCCTGTCGAGCCTGGTGCTTGCGAGCATAGCCGCCCCGTTTCTGCCAGCCCATGCTGGACCATTGGCCATTGCGCAGGCGCGGAAGCCACGACCCGTCGAGGATATCATCTCGGATAATGTGCAGACGGCCAAGGTGGGGCGGAGCAAGACGGTCACGGGAGCATCGTCGAGAGCGAAGCCAAAGAAGGAGACGCTGCAACATTCAGATCCCGAGGACAGCCGTTCCGTTAGGCCTGTATCGCCCAGGCCCCGCGACCCCAAGGATTTGAGGAAACAGGTGGTGCGTCCGTCGGTCAACCAGCGAACACCGTCCACGCAAAGCAGCAGACCATCACTCTTGTCAATTGCAACCCAGGCTCGTCTCAGCTCGTCCTCACTACCCGACTTCCGAGACGAATCGTCGACTCCTCTTCCCACACCCCCCGCAACTGCTGGATTAGGACCGGGCCCGCTTCACCATGGCTCACGCAAGCATCCGTCGCTACCTCCGAGACCCCTGACGCCAACTGCATTGTCCCGCGCTCAAAAGATACGTCTATTGCGTTCCAACTACTTCCGGAACGAGACACAGTTTCTCAGCGCTCTCGAGGACATCTCGAACCGCCTGGTTGTCGTGCCCAAACCCGCGCGACTGAGCGCTTTGAGGGCCGAACTAGCACTAATAGCTCAGGACTTACCCGCTGAAGTCGACATACCCCTGCTGTCACCCCCAACATTAAAGGACGGCATTCCTTCGCAGAGCCAGCATCATCGGATCGTACGGATAAACCCCGCCGAAGCAACGAGTCTCAACAGCGCCGAGCGAGTACCCTACTTGCTCATGGTTGAGGTCCTGGAAGAGGATTTCGACTTTGATCCTGATACGGAACAGAACCAGCAATTGCTCGAGAAGCTGATGCTAGAAAAGGGCACCTCAAGACGGCGTCTATTCGACATAACTCATGCTGAATACCTTGCCTTTGACCGGACCCCACCCAACGGATTAGACAGCGTCTTTGAGCCTGCTACTGGAGATCTCGGTAGTCCCGAGCTCATCAAAGATGCAGACGACGACATAGTCTCTGGGTTAGCACGGGTGGCATTGCCCAGCGCCGCCGCCACTGGAAAGAACTCGGTAGCTAGATCTTCAAGTGGAGCTAATACGTTTTCATCCTTGGCCAGTTTATCGACACCACGAACATCCGACTCACAAATCAGCAGATCAAACAGCCCTGTTCCGAGTAGAAGAATGACGGTTCCAGCAAACATGGCCAAAACTAACAACGCCCCTGACCAGCCAGACTTTTCAGCACTTGCAACTCACATGCGCACAGCTGCTCAAATGCTCGCCCAGCTCGAAGCAAGCGGCGCAAAACGGCCCAAGACTGAAGTAGCTGCGATCAAAGCCAAGATCATTGCAAGCATGCAGATGTTGGAAGAGCAAAACTTTATGAGCGAAGACCAGGGCCCTACCTTTGACACGATAATGGCAGAAGCTGATCCAGTGGCAATGCCGGGTGAGTCGGAAGAACTTGAGGACGGTTTGGTGGTCGCAACCAACGCTAGTGCAGGCGCCGCTCGCATGGAAAACGACCTCAAGACGGGTGGTATGCGGAGAAAGGGCGATCGAGATGACCCTAGTGCAGCGACATTTGGAGAAGAATGGAGCGCAAAGCGAGAGCGTATACGGCGGTCTTCACCATACGGCCATATGAAGAACTGGGACTTGATCAGTGTCATTGTCAAGACGGGAGCAGACTTGCGTCAAGAGGCCTTTGCTTGCCAGCTTATCCAGGTCTGTTCGAAGATATGGGAGGAAGCCAACATTCCAGTATGGACGAAGCGTATGCGCATTCTTGTCACTGGCGAATCCTGTGGGCTCATCGAAACCATTACCAACGGCGTCTCGCTCCACTCCTTAAAACGAAGCTTAACCCTCGCCAGCATAGCAGCTGGTACCAACCCTCGCAAGCGAATCGCGACTTTGAAGGACCACTGGCTCAAGACTTTTGGAGAACCAGACTCGGAAGCCTATATCGCTGGTGTAGCTGCCTTTGGTCGTTCCCTAGCTGCCTACAGCATGATATGTTACGTTTTGCAGCTCAAAGACCGTCACAATGGAAACCTGCTCATCGACAACGTGGGCCATATCATCCACATCGATTTCGGTTTCATGCTCTCCAACTCTCCAGGCTCCATGGGCTTTGAAGCTGCGCCATTCAAGCTCACACAAGATTACGTCGACGTCCTTGGTGGCGTAACATCGCCCGCGTTCGAAGAGTTCAAGACTCTGTGCAAGAAGGCGTTCCAAGCACTGCGGAAGGATGCCGAACGGTTGATTATGCTGGTTGATCTTATGAGCAAGCAGAGTAGCATGCCGTGTTTCGCTGCCGGTGCGGCTAGTGTGACGAATGCTCTCAGAGCAAGACTCATGTTGCATTTGTCTAGGGAGGAGGCAGAGGGGTTTGTGGAGGAACTTGTTGCTAAGAGTGTGGGGAGTTATTATACCCGACT TTACGATACTTTCCAGTACCGCACTCAAGGCATATACTAG
- a CDS encoding RNase PH-related exoribonuclease, whose product MPREAEISLNEREFIKQALQEQIRIDRRAFDAFRPLELTFGDEYGVADVQLGKTRVIARISVDVTTPLPERKFDGIFQIVTEFSPMASPAFEVGRPTDAEVILSRILEKAIRRSNALDTESLCIIAGSKCFALRADVHIIDHDGGLIDASCIAVMAALQHFRRPDVVVEGEKATILSVRDREPIPLSILHQPLCVTFSYFEDEIFLIDANLAEEQVRQGEVILTMNKHGELCQIAKYGGATINPLALLNCTNVALEKVKEMSAFIQKRLEEDAKQRDAGGLMAELSAENAR is encoded by the exons ATGCCTCGAGAAGCTGAGATATCGCTCAATGAGCGCGAGTTCATAAAGCAGGCACTGCAAGAACAGATACGAATTGATCGACGCGCTTTCGACGCCTTCCGCCCGCTCGAGCTCACTTTCGGCGACGAGTATGGCGTCGCAGATGTTCAGCTGGGAAAGACGAG AGTGATTGCGCGCATATCAGTAGACGTGACGACACCACTACCCGAGCGCAAGTTCGATGGCATATTTCAAATCGTCACAGAGTTCTCCCCAATGGCGTCGCCAGCATTTGAAGTCGGCCG TCCTACTGATGCCGAAGTCATTCTCTCGCGCATACTGGAGAAAGCCATTCGTCGCTCAAACGCACTCGACACCGAATCACTATGCATTATTGCCGGCTCGAAATGCTTCGCCCTCCGCGCCGACGTCCACATCATAGACCACGACGGTGGGCTGATTGACGCATCATGCATAGCTGTCATGGCTGCACTCCAGCACTTCCGAAGACCCGATGTAGTAGTCGAAGGCGAAAAGGCAACTATCCTTAGCGTACGCGATCGCGAACCAATACCGTTGTCCATCTTGCACCAGCCGCTCTGCGTAACCTTTTCATACTTTGAGGACGAGATATTCTTGATAGACGCCAATTTGGCTGAAGAACAGGTCAGGCAAGGAGAAGTAATTCTTACCATGAACAAGCATGGCGAGTTGTGCCAAATCGCAAAGTATGGGGGTGCTACCATCAACCCGCTGGCTCTGCTGAATTGTACAAACGTTGCGTTGGAAAAGGTCAAGGAGATGAGCGCCTTCATCCAGAAGAGGCTTGAAGAAGACGCCAAACAAAGAGACGCCGGAGGTCTCATGGCAGAGCTCAGCGCAGAGAATGCCAGATGA
- a CDS encoding pre-splicing factor cwc15 has protein sequence MTTAHRPTFDPARGKEAQRGPAYHQRLLPAHTTLKHRQPGQGGDADNYHRDLRAELLEAEARHIAKKNGTYVEPEAAAESGNAHKRQIEAVSGAEEGEEDEAAQKRRRIEMLEKFREVDADDSSSGSDSENSDDSDEDEEDESAALQRELDRIKMERAAAKAKEEAERTAEEQEQREIDVARGNPLLNAKDFTMKRRWDDDVVFKNQARGTEDRNKKKEFINDMLRSDFHKKFMSKYIR, from the exons ATGACGACAGCCCATAGACCCACGTTCGATCCCGCACGCGGCAAAGAAGCCCAGCGCGGACCCGCCTACCATCAGCGACTACTTCCGGCGCATACCACACTTAAGCATCGACAGCCAGGGCAAGGCGGAGATGCTGACAACTACCATCGCGATCTTCGCGCCGAACTCTTGGAAGCCGAGGCGCGTCACATTGCGAAGAAGAACGGCACATATGTGGAACCGGAAGCAGCAGCAGAGTCTGGAAACGCGCACAAGCGTCAGATTGAGGCCGTTTCAGGGGCAGAGgaaggcgaagaagatgaagcgGCACAGAAACGGCGGCGCATAGAAATGTTAGAGAAGTTTAGAGAAGTGGATGCAGACGACAGCAGCAGTGGGAGTGATAGTGAGAACAGCGATGATAG tgacgaagacgaagaagatgaatCCGCCGCCCTCCAGCGCGAACTCGATAGGATCAAAATGGAGCGCGCAGCAGCCAAAGCCAAGGAGGAAGCCGAGCGCACCGCCGAAGAGCAGGAACAACGCGAAATCGACGTCGCGCGAGGTAACCCTCTACTCAACGCCAAGGATTTTACCATGAAGCGACGATGGGACGATGACGTGGTGTTTAAGAACCAAGCACGAGGCACAGAGGACCGCAACAAGAAAAAGGAGTTCATCAACGACATGCTCCGGTCCGACTTTCACAAGAAGTTCATG TCCAAATACATCCGATGA
- a CDS encoding CaiA, Acyl-CoA dehydrogenase — MVASNTNGTNGAHGNAKDVESTDPAVYSEFETKWPKIPQDEAGWLQRAQEVADILAVDAVVRDQQNKSPRAEIALLKHAGLLKLLGPSKYGGGEQPWSVAYKAIRKVAEADGSIGMLLGYHLLWTTTANVVGTPEQADRTQKLIIENNYFVGGAVNPRDSDLNIKSDGDNIVFNGFKFFNTGGVISDLTVLEGVLEGTEHHIFALAKTDQPGFQFGHDWNNIGLRLTESGSVKINNIVVPWSEALGWDTEKKQPDPAVLQLPFATLLLPTIQLVFSNFYLGIALGAQAYAAKYTNKGTRAWPYGGDNKERAVDEFYILERYGNFHAHLRAAVALADRADDQISAVYAEYGGDLNARAKLTARQRGEVAEWVASTKVVTTDTALRVTAGIFEVTGAKATSQKVGLDRFWRDVRTHTLHDPVAYKNRELGRFELLA, encoded by the exons ATGGTTGCGTCTAACACAAATGGCACTAACGGTGCTCACGGGAACGCGAAAGACGTCGAGTCGACCGACCCAGCAGT GTACTCTGAATTTGAGACCAAGTGGCCCAAGATTCCACAAGATGAGGCTGGCTGGCTGCAACGCGCCCAAGAAGTCGCAGATATCTTGGCAGTAGATGCCGTAGTACGAGACCAACAAAACAAGTCTCCGCGCGCGGAgatagcactgttgaagcATGCCGGACTACTGAAACTTCTTGGGCCGAGCAAGTATGGTGGCGGGGAACAGCCTTGGAGTGTCGCATACAAGGCGATCCGCAAGGTTGCAGAAGCAGACGG GTCTATAGGGATGTTGCTTGGCTACCATCTTCTGTGGACGACTACAGCCAACGTAGTGGGGACCCCGGAGCAGGCCGATCGCACCCAAAAGCTTATCATCGAAAACAACTACTTCGTTGGTGGTGCCGTCAACCCCAGAGATAGTGATCTAAACATCAAGTCAGATGGAGACAATATTGTGTTCAATGGATTTAAGTTCTTCAACACAGGTGGAGTCATTTCAGACCTCACTGTTTTGGAAGGTGTCCTTGAGGGCACAGAGCACCACATCTTCGCTCTCGCTAAGACAGACCAACCTGGCTTCCAGTTCGGCCACGACTGGAACAACATCGGGCTACGATTGACCGAGTCTGGCAGTGTCAAGATCAACAATATTGTAGTGCCGTGGTCGGAAGCGCTGGGCTGGGACACTGAGAAGAAACAGCCGGACCCAGCAGTCCTTCAGCTCCCATTTGCGACTCTACTCCTACCAACCATTCAGTTGGTCTTTAGCAACTTTTACCTTGGCATCGCTCTTGGAGCTCAAGCATATGCGGCAAAGTACACAAACAAGGGCACGCGCGCCTGGCCATACGGTGGTGAT AACAAAGAACGGGCCGTAGACGAGTTCTACATTCTTGAAAGATACGGCAACTTCCATGCTCACTTACGTGCTGCAGTCGCACTGGCCGATCGTGCAGACGATCAGATCAGCGCGGTATATGCAGAATACGGAGGCGACCTCAATGCCCGAGCAAAACTCACAGCGCGTCAACGAGGTGAAGTTGCAGAGTGGGTAGCAAGCACTAAGGTTGTCACAACCGACACCGCCTTACGTGTCACCGCGGGTATCTTTGAAGTGACTGGAGCGAAGGCTACGAGTCAAAAGGTTGGGCTCGACAGGTTCTGGAGGGATGTCCGCACGCACACTCTACATGATCCGGTTGCGTATAAGAATCGCGAGTTGGGCCGTTTTGAGTTGCTTG CCTGA
- a CDS encoding pinin-SDK-memA domain containing protein — MDGPIASAVIVPDELAVPASPVNGQKRRQESVSEDSGKRPRLDQDAPVNERRNSIKDTKPAPVRREKGRERRLFGAVLGALSQNTTTTAQRRRNDVEKRQLAQRKQDAQESEQRKAERAALRKEQRWREQKHYERQLMRARHQNLRCMAHFLHTKTEPRLYYKPWETSRDEEERIQIQIAEAEDAIKRDLDEYEAREQPDNQRRRDTSEGLSRNAEGSHTSKNHNADAPQETSTTNGGTNGSATSPKDLDMKDHNPDAPGIAEEHAPTHPQHDKVASNEAVADQPMKVDDDDENGEDVVEEAAEDTLIY; from the exons ATGGATGGCCCCATTGCATCCGCCGTAATCGTCCCAGATGAACTCGCAGTGCCAGCCTCGCCTGTGAACGGCCAGAAGAGACGCCAGGAATCAGTGTCAGAAGACAGCGGAAAGCGACCGAGACTCGACCAAGATGCCCCAGTCAATGAGCGACGTAACTCTATCAAAGACACCAAGCCTGCCCCAGTGCGACGCGAAAAAGGCCGAGAGCGAAGACTATTTGGCGCCGTCTTAGGTGCACTCTCACAGAACACTACTACCACAGCACAGAGACGCCGCAACGATGTAGAGAAGCGCCAATTGGCCCAACGCAAACAAGACGCCCAAGAGAGCGAGCAGAGGAAAGCAGAGCGTGCAGCACTGCGCAAAGAGCAGCGATGGAGAGAGCAAAAGCACTACGAAAGGCAACTG ATGCGGGCACGCCACCAGAACCTACGTTGCATGGCACACTTTCTGCATACCAAAACTGAACCACGCCTG TACTATAAGCCTTGGGAGACTAGCCGCGATGAAGAAGAACGCATACAAATCCAAATAGCCGAAGCCGAAGACGCCATCAAACGCGACCTGGACGAATACGAGGCTCGCGAGCAGCCGGATAATCAGCGGAGGCGGGACACTTCCGAAGGATTGAGTCGTAATGCAGAGGGTTCCCATACCAGTAAGAACCACAATGCAGACGCGCCTCAAGAAACATCCACAACCAATGGCGGAACTAATGGTAGCGCCACATCACCCAAAGACCTGGACATGAAGGACCATAACCCCGATGCCCCAGGGATAGCAGAGGAGCACGCTCCCACACATCCGCAGCATGACAAGGTTGCAAGTAATGAGGCTGTCGCTGACCAACCCATGAAggttgatgatgatgacgaaAACGGCGAAGATGTCGTCGAAGAAGCTGCAGAAGACACCCTCATCTACTAA
- a CDS encoding PHF5 multi-domain protein — protein sequence MSRHHPDLVMCRKQSGISIGRLCDKCDGKCPVCDSYVRPTTLARICDECSFGNYQNKCVVCGGEGISDAFYCFECTRLEKDRDGCPKIINLGSSRTDLFYQKKNFRNQ from the exons ATGTCCCGCCATCATCC CGATCTAGTCATGTGCCGCAAGCAGTCCGGCATCTCTATCGGCCGCCTCTGCGACAAGTGCGACGGCAAATGTCCCGTATGCGACTCGTACGTCCGTCCAACCACGCTCGCCCGCATCTGCGACGAATGCTCTTTCGGGAACTACCAAAACAAGTGCGTCGTCTGCGGTGGCGAGGGCATCTCGGACGCCTTCTACTGCTTCGAGTGCACGCGCCTGGAGAAGGATAGGGATGGATGTCCGAAGATTATCAATCTGGGTAGTTCGAGGACGGATCTGTTCTATCAGAAAAAGAATTTTAGAAATCAGTGA
- a CDS encoding POL4, DNA polymerase IV (family X), producing the protein MDNQDRSSQTFHARSQSPTSTVSGSGLDLSRLPPIAIFTTHMKDDEENMLRETLRQYDAPLITDVSRAKIFIGKVGTKQRTRFEFRSRNLLVEEVVAPKRQASPIEAKSNLKKRKFGVTSITPIRANEVDSTTEDEVVDESETEDEAPNEGQITPPLSPPTTSNDAPCVTVFENPSNDDIVWVVKIDWLEACVSAGHVVPLGDNLVYKGKVLERPKPKNTKSIKDIILATSKVKPATQTVLATRPHTAQDILDRAKLDAPTSAKKTTYQAPRFCNNASHRFEGKAFVPSQTVRHSYASQAVYLLQQTTSEYEGEDSDIPAPPEWVKNCVKYACQRFTPANGPNEDFLEQLKKIRTARTLIDDDIGVRAYSTIIASIAAYPYKLSHPRELARLPGCDEKTVALFVEWKNTGKIQAVEDYENDEAMKVLRCFYNIWGVGAKTTRHFYYNNHWKELDDIVEYGWNDLKRVQQIGVKYYEEFLLPIPRDEVERIAAVVREHAVRLRDDRVTVTLVGGYRRGKTESGDVDMIVSHPDLESTAGLVQEIVESLEETEWITHTLTMSLTSTNRGQQVLPFRSTRVAGAGFDTLDKALVVWQDPTWPTREEDLAENPKTKNPAIHRRVDIIIAPWRTVGCAVMGWSGGTTFQRDLRRYAKAVKEWKFDSSGVRSRSTGEVIMLEGPNGVDGMPEDAEKKVFEGLGLEYIPPEYRVTH; encoded by the coding sequence ATGGACAACCAAGACCGTTCTTCTCAGACATTCCACGCAAGATCCCAGTCTCCTACATCAACCGTATCCGGATCAGGCCTGGATCTCAGTAGGCTCCCGCCAATAGCCATTTTCACCACGCATATGAAGGACGATGAAGAAAACATGCTCAGGGAAACGTTACGCCAATACGATGCACCGCTTATAACCGATGTTTCAAGGGCAAAGATCTTCATTGGGAAGGTAGGGACTAAGCAAAGGACCAGGTTCGAGTTTAGGTCCCGAAACTTGCTCGTAGAGGAGGTGGTTGCACCTAAGCGGCAGGCAAGTCCTATCGAGGCAAAAAGTAATCTTAAGAAGCGCAAATTTGGTGTAACATCAATCACGCCGATACGAGCCAACGAAGTAGATTCCACTACTGAGGACGAGGTCGTGGATGAATCGGAGACTGAAGACGAAGCACCAAATGAAGGACAGATTACTCCGCCGCTGTCACCTCCAACGACTAGTAACGATGCGCCTTGTGTAACAGTGTTTGAAAATCCGTCGAACGACGATATCGTCTGGGTTGTCAAGATCGACTGGCTAGAAGCTTGTGTATCTGCAGGCCATGTGGTTCCACTGGGGGACAACTTGGTTTACAAGGGCAAAGTCCTAGAACGCCCGAAACCAAAGAACACAAAGTCTATCAAGGATATCATCTTGGCCACTTCGAAAGTGAAGCCTGCAACTCAGACCGTGTTGGCTACACGACCTCATACTGCGCAAGACATTCTGGATCGAGCAAAGTTGGATGCACCTACATCTGCAAAAAAGACTACGTATCAGGCCCCCCGGTTTTGTAATAACGCGTCTCATCGTTTCGAAGGCAAGGCCTTTGTACCTTCCCAAACGGTTCGTCACTCATATGCTTCGCAAGCGGTGTATCTACTCCAGCAAACGACGAGTGAGTATGAAGGCGAAGATAGTGACATCCCAGCACCTCCAGAGTGGGTGAAGAATTGTGTGAAGTACGCCTGCCAGCGTTTCACGCCTGCAAACGGGCCTAATGAGGACTTTCTTGAGCAGCTCAAGAAAATCAGGACTGCTCGGACTCTGATCGACGACGATATAGGTGTCCGTGCTTACTCCACAATCATCGCGTCTATTGCTGCCTACCCATATAAACTTAGTCATCCGCGTGAGCTTGCGCGGTTGCCCGGGTGTGATGAGAAAACAGTAGCTCTCTTCGTTGAGTGGAAGAACACTGGTAAAATCCAGGCAGTCGAAGACTATGAGAACGACGAGGCAATGAAAGTCCTCCGCTGCTTCTATAATATATGGGGCGTCGGTGCAAAGACTACTCGTCACTTTTATTACAATAATCACTGGAAAGAGCTAGACGACATTGTTGAATACGGTTGGAATGACTTGAAACGAGTCCAACAGATTGGCGTCAAATACTACGAAGAGTTTTTGTTACCGATCCCGCGCGACGAGGTCGAACGTATTGCCGCTGTTGTTCGAGAGCATGCAGTGCGGCTCCGTGACGATCGCGTCACCGTCACGCTTGTCGGTGGCTATAGACGTGGCAAGACTGAATCTGGGGACGTTGATATGATCGTGTCGCATCCTGATCTCGAAAGTACAGCAGGCTTGGTACAAGAAATCGTCGAGTCGCTGGAAGAGACTGAGTGGATAACACATACCCTTACGATGAGCTTGACGAGTACGAATCGCGGTCAACAAGTACTGCCATTTCGCTCTACAAGGGTTGCTGGCGCAGGGTTCGACACACTTGATAAGGCACTTGTGGTATGGCAAGACCCTACGTGGCCGACACGCGAAGAGGATTTGGCGGAGAATCCTAAGACGAAGAATCCAGCTATTCACCGCCGAGTGGATATCATCATTGCACCTTGGCGAACCGTAGGATGTGCAGTTATGGGCTGGAGTGGCGGCACCACGTTCCAGCGAGACCTTCGACGCTACGCAAAGGCTGTCAAAGAGTGGAAGTTTGACAGCAGCGGCGTTCGAAGTAGAAGTACTGGCGAGGTCATCATGTTGGAGGGACCAAATGGGGTAGATGGCATGCCTGAAGATGCGGAGAAGAAGGTATTTGAAGGGCTGGGCCTGGAGTATATCCCTCCTGAGTATAGGGTCACCCATTGA